In Cicer arietinum cultivar CDC Frontier isolate Library 1 chromosome 1, Cicar.CDCFrontier_v2.0, whole genome shotgun sequence, one DNA window encodes the following:
- the LOC101510507 gene encoding anaphase-promoting complex subunit 8 isoform X1, which produces MSSKESCRSELRIAIGQLTNRCLYSASKWAAEQLVGIEQDPAKFTPSNTRFQRGSSSIRRKYRTHDITATPTAGVSYVATPVMEEDELVDADFYLLAKSYFDCREYKRAAHVLRDQIGRKSVFLRSYALYLAGEKRKEEEMIELDGPLGKSDAMNQELVSIERELSTLRKNGTVDPFCLYLYGLVLKQKGNENLARTVLVESVNSYPWNWNAWTELQSLCTTVDILNSLNLSSHWMKDFFLASTYQELRMYSESLTKYEYLLGTFGFSNYIQAQIAKAQYSLREFDQVEAIFEELLRTDPYRVEDMDMYSNVLYAKECFSALSYLAHRVFMTDKYRPESCCIIGNYYSLKGQHEKSVVYFRRALKLNKNYLSAWTLMGHEFVEMKNTPAAVDAYRRAVDIDPCDYRAWYGLGQAYEMMGMPFYALHYFKKSVFLQPNDSRLWIAMAQCYETDQLRMLDEAIKCYRRASNCNDREAIALHQLAKLHSELGRPEEAAFYYRKDLERMESEERDGPNMVEALLYLAKYYKSQKRFEEAEVYCTRLLDYTGPERETAKNLLRGMRSTQSSLPPTDVDHFTP; this is translated from the exons ATGAGTTCAAAGGAAAGTTGCAGAAGTGAACTTCGCATTGCTATTGGACAACTTACCAATCGATGTCTCTATTCCGCTTCCAAATG GGCAGCTGAACAATTGGTAGGAATCGAACAAGATCCAGCTAAGTTCACTCCTTCCAATACCAGATTCCAACGTGGAAGCTCAAGTATTCGCCGGAAGTACCGTACTCATGACATTACGGCCACGCCCACTGCCGGCGTTTCGTATGTAGCTACTCCTGTTATGGAAGAGGATGAACTTGTTGACGCTGATTTTTACCTTTTGGCTAAGTCTTACTTCGATTGCCGCGAATATAAAAGAGCTGCTCATGTTCTTCGTGATCAAATTGGACGCAAATCGGTTTTCTTGCGATCTTATGCTCTCTATctg GCGGGAGAGAAGCGAAAAGAGGAAGAGATGATTGAACTTGATGGACCTCTGGGTAAGAGTGATGCTATGAATCAGGAATTGGTTTCTATAGAGAGGGAGTTGTCTACACTTCGCAAGAACGGCACAGTTGATCCCTTTTGTTTGTACTTATATGGTCTTGTCCTGAAACAGAAAGGCAATGAAAACTTGGCACGTACAGTTCTCGTGGAATCTGTAAATAGCTACCCTTGGAACTGGAATGCCTGGACTGAACTGCAATCCCTATGCACTACTGTTGATATCTTGAATAGTCTTAATCTCAGTAGTCATTGGATGAAGGACTTTTTTCTTGCCAGTACCTACCAAGAATTAAGGATGTATAGCGAGTCTCTGACAAAATATGAATACTTACTCGGAACTTTTGGTTTTAGTAATTACATCCAAGCTCAAATTGCTAAAGCCCAGTACAGTTTGAGAGAATTCGACCAAGTTGAAGCTATATTTGAAGAACTGTTGAGGACTGATCCTTACAGAGTGGAAGACATGGATATGTACTCCAATGTGCTATATGCTAAGGAATGCTTTTCGGCTTTGAGTTACCTTGCACATAGAGTATTCATGACTGATAAATACAGACCTGAATCTTGTTGTATTATTGGGAATTATTACAGTTTGAAGGGGCAACATGAAAAGTCAGTTGTATATTTCAGGAGAGCCCTTAAACTGAACAAAAATTATCTCTCTGCTTGGACACTTATGGGTCATGAGTTTGTAGAGATGAAAAACACTCCCGCTGCTGTGGATGCCTATCGTCGGGCCGTTGATATAGACCCGTGTGATTATCGTGCTTGGTATGGACTAGGACAAGCTTATGAGATGATGGGTATGCCTTTCTATGCACTTCATTACTTCAAAAAATCTGTTTTCTTACAGCCAAACGACTCTCGGTTGTGGATTGCTATGGCTCAATGCTATGAAACTGACCAGCTTCGCATGCTTGATGAGGCGATAAAGTGTTACAGAAGGGCTTCAAATTGTAATGACAGGGAAGCAATTGCTCTGCACCAACTAGCAAAGCTGCATTCAGAGCTCGGACGCCCTGAAGAGGCAGCATTTTACTACAGAAAGGATTTAGAGAGGATGGAGTCAGAGGAGAGGGATGGACCTAACATGGTTGAGGCCTTGCTCTATCTTGCCAAGTATTACAAATCTCAGAAAAGATTCGAAGAAGCAGAGGTTTATTGTACACGTCTTCTTGATTATACTGGCCCG GAGAGGGAGACAGCAAAAAATTTACTTAGAGGGATGCGATCAACACAATCTAGTTTGCCTCCAACAGATGTTGACCACTTTACTCCCTAA
- the LOC101509647 gene encoding F-box protein At5g46170-like: protein MCSLRSDQSLLSPTNRIYPEPYFPQIDHFDRIPDSLLLLVFNKIADVKALGRCCVVSRRFHSLVPQVENVLVRVDCVISDEDSSSSTASSDKSRGPFWNLLRLVFGGIAKPIQTLGQFLGPKRPSSNLNLTSSSSNSNSSPLTVGTDDDGDGGVTHHSPTQVLKNFNEIRLLRIELPSGELGIEDGVLLKWRADFGSTLDNCVILGASSVFHPKSQDGVVVDASCGVIAGGGNNGGVDDNGSIPDSFYTNGGLKLRVVWTISSLIAASARHYLLQPIISEHKTLDNLVLTDADGQGVLYMNRDQLEELRVKPLSASSASKRTLVPALNMRLWYAPHLELPDGVVLKGATLVAIRPSELSPTSSVKKEGSDLSWVSTAFEEPYRSAAAMLVKRRTYCLEMNSF from the coding sequence ATGTGTTCACTTCGCTCAGATCAATCTTTACTATCTCCCACAAACAGGATCTACCCTGAACCCTATTTCCCCCAAATCGATCACTTCGATCGTATACCCGATTCTCTTCTCCTTCTCGTTTTCAACAAGATCGCTGATGTTAAAGCCCTAGGTCGATGCTGCGTCGTTTCTCGTCGTTTTCACTCTTTAGTACCTCAAGTTGAAAACGTCCTCGTTCGTGTCGACTGTGTTATTTCCGATGAagattcttcttcttcaactgcttctTCTGACAAATCTCGTGGACCTTTCTGGAACCTTCTTCGCTTAGTTTTTGGTGGGATTGCTAAACCGATTCAAACCCTAGGTCAATTTTTGGGCCCTAAAAGACCTTCTTCCAATTTGAATttgacttcttcttcttccaattCCAACTCTTCACCTCTCACCGTTGGTACTGACGACGACGGAGATGGCGGTGTCACACACCACTCACCTACTCAGGTTTTGAAGAATTTTAATGAGATTCGATTGCTTCGGATCGAGCTTCCCAGTGGTGAATTAGGGATTGAGGATGGTGTTTTGTTGAAATGGAGAGCTGATTTTGGATCAACTCTTGATAATTGTGTAATTCTAGGCGCTTCCTCTGTTTTTCACCCCAAATCGCAGGATGGTGTTGTTGTGGATGCTTCTTGTGGTGTTATTGCTGGCGGTGGTAACAATGGCGGTGTTGATGATAATGGAAGCATACCCGATTCGTTTTACACAAACGGTGGTTTGAAATTGAGGGTAGTTTGGACAATTAGTTCTCTGATTGCTGCATCTGCAAGGCATTACTTGTTGCAACCGATAATTTCGGAGCATAAGACTTTGGATAATTTGGTTTTAACTGATGCCGATGGACAAGGTGTGTTGTATATGAATAGGGATCAACTTGAGGAATTAAGGGTGAAGCCACTTTCGGCTTCTTCGGCATCGAAGAGGACTCTTGTACCTGCACTTAATATGAGGCTTTGGTATGCACCTCATTTGGAGTTACCTGATGGGGTTGTTTTGAAAGGTGCTACTCTTGTTGCTATTAGGCCTAGTGAATTGTCGCCTACTAGTAGTGTGAAGAAGGAAGGATCTGATTTGTCTTGGGTTTCTACTGCTTTTGAAGAGCCTTACAGGTCTGCTGCTGCAATGCTTGTTAAGAGGAGGACTTATTGTCTCGAGATGAATTCCTTTTGA
- the LOC101509974 gene encoding KH domain-containing protein At4g18375 has translation MGETGKRYRPRRDRDGDSKNQKRRVNDRDERDKGELIVYRILCPDGVIGSVIGKNGKVINSIRQETRAKVKVVDPFPGAKHRVITIYCYVKDKEEIEVDDELDNEKPLCAAQDALLKVHSAISNSIETIGDSEKKRKNKDECQILVPSSQSAIMIGKSGATIKRLRGKTKTNIKVIAKDAADPEHSCAMEFDNFVVITGESEAVKRALLAVSSIMYKFSPKEDIPLDTTIPEIPPSIIIPSEIPIFPPGGLYQPSDPIIQPRSVPQIIGATTVQDLHGYADTGNAWSLYSSALPVVSSLGTSQSEELVVRMLCSSDKIGHVIGKGGGTIKRMRQTSGARIEVDDSKARREECLITITATESSSDLKSIAVEAVLLLQEKINDEDDTPVSIRLLVPSKVIGCIIGRSGSIINEIRKRTKADIQISRSNKPKYAEDNDELVEVVGEVDCVRDALIQIVLRLREDVLKKRDTDHNPPIGAESFYSGSSVLSAPSMAPSVPTAALAYDQRTGSGTGLGMHSSSSLYGYDSYSMGDDGYGSMSSYASKLYEGHSMPPLSTLEMLVPANAVGKVMGKGGANLANIRKISGATVEISESKSYRGDRIAFISGTSEQKRAAENLIQAFIMAA, from the exons ATGGGTGAGACCGGTAAAAGATATCGTCCACGGAGAGACCGTGATGGAGACAGCAAAAATCAAAAGAGGCGTGTGAATGACAGAGATGAAAGGGACAAGGGCGAACTGATTGTGTATAGGATACTCTGTCCGGATGGAGTTATTGGGAGTGTTATTGGTAAGAATGGAAAAGTTATAAATTCGATAAGGCAAGAGACTAGGGCAAAAGTCAAGGTTGTGGATCCATTTCCGGGTGCCAAGCATCGAGTTATTACTATTTATTGTTATGTTAAGGATAAGGAAGAAATTGAGGTCGACGATGAACTTGACAATGAAAAGCCTTTATGTGCTGCCCAAGATGCTCTTCTCAAGGTTCACTCTGCCATTTCAAATTCCATAGAAACTATTGGAGATTCTGAGAAGAAACGGAAGAATAAGGATGAATGTCAAATCCTTGTTCCATCAAGTCAGTCTGCCATTATGATTGGCAAGTCTGGGGCTACCATTAAAAGACTTAGAGGTAAGACAAAGACAAATATCAAAGTCATTGCAAAGGATGCGGCTGATCCTGAGCACTCATGTGCTATGGAATTTGACAATTTTGTGGTG ATTACAGGTGAATCGGAAGCTGTAAAAAGAGCATTATTAGCAGTTTCATCTATTATGTACAAATTCTCACCTAAGGAGGACATCCCTCTTGACACAACTATACCAGAAATCCCTCCTAGCATTATCATTCCTTCTGAAATTCCTATTTTCCCACCTGGTGGACTATATCAGCCTTCAGATCCTATTATCCAACCCAGATCTGTTCCTCAAATTATAGGTGCTACAACTGTCCAAGATCTGCATGGTTATGCAGATACAGGAAATGCATGGTCTCTGTACTCATCTGCCCTTCCAGTAGTTTCCAGTCTTGGTACTTCCCAATCTGAAGAATTAGTTGTAAGAATGCTGTGCTCCTCTGATAAAATTGGACATGTCATTGGGAAGGGAGGGGGTACTATTAAACGTATGAGGCAGACTAGTGGTGCCCGTATTGAGGTCGATGATTCCAAGGCTCGTCGTGAGGAATGCTTAATCACTATAACTGCAACCGAG TCTTCAAGTGATCTGAAATCCATAGCTGTTGAAGCTGTTCTACTGCTGCAAGAGAAGATAAATGATGAAGATGATACTCCGGTTTCAATCCGGCTCCTAGTTCCGTCTAAAGTGATAGGGTGTATTATAGGGAGAAGTGGTTCAATCATAAATGAAATTCGGAAGAGAACTAAGGCTGATATTCAAATCTCAAGAAGTAATAAGCCTAAATATGCAGAGGACAATGATGAACTCGTTGAg GTGGTTGGTGAAGTTGATTGTGTGAGAGATGCACTAATCCAGATAGTCTTGAGACTAAGGGAGGATGTATTGAAAAAAAGGGACACTGACCATAATCCCCCCATAGGTGCTGAATCCTTCTACTCGGGCAGTTCTGTTCTTTCAGCACCATCTATGGCGCCTTCAGTTCCCACTGCTGCACTAGCTTATGATCAGAGGACTGGAAGTGGAACTGGACTGGGCATGCATTCTTCTAGCAGCCTTTATGGATATGATTCCTACTCG ATGGGGGACGATGGCTATGGATCTATGTCTTCATATGCTTCCAAGCTGTATGAAGG ACATAGTATGCCTCCCCTGTCAACATTGGAGATGTTGGTTCCTGCTAATGCTGTTGGCAAAGTGATGGGTAAAGGCGGGGCAAATCTAGCCAATATCAGGAAG ATTTCAGGAGCAACAGTAGAGATTTCTGAATCCAAATCTTACCGGGGTGATCGTATTGCTTTTATTTCTGGCACATCTGAACAAAAGCGCGCAGCTGAAAACTTGATCCAGGCTTTTATAATGGCTGCATAA
- the LOC101510507 gene encoding anaphase-promoting complex subunit 8 isoform X2, which translates to MEEDELVDADFYLLAKSYFDCREYKRAAHVLRDQIGRKSVFLRSYALYLAGEKRKEEEMIELDGPLGKSDAMNQELVSIERELSTLRKNGTVDPFCLYLYGLVLKQKGNENLARTVLVESVNSYPWNWNAWTELQSLCTTVDILNSLNLSSHWMKDFFLASTYQELRMYSESLTKYEYLLGTFGFSNYIQAQIAKAQYSLREFDQVEAIFEELLRTDPYRVEDMDMYSNVLYAKECFSALSYLAHRVFMTDKYRPESCCIIGNYYSLKGQHEKSVVYFRRALKLNKNYLSAWTLMGHEFVEMKNTPAAVDAYRRAVDIDPCDYRAWYGLGQAYEMMGMPFYALHYFKKSVFLQPNDSRLWIAMAQCYETDQLRMLDEAIKCYRRASNCNDREAIALHQLAKLHSELGRPEEAAFYYRKDLERMESEERDGPNMVEALLYLAKYYKSQKRFEEAEVYCTRLLDYTGPERETAKNLLRGMRSTQSSLPPTDVDHFTP; encoded by the exons ATGGAAGAGGATGAACTTGTTGACGCTGATTTTTACCTTTTGGCTAAGTCTTACTTCGATTGCCGCGAATATAAAAGAGCTGCTCATGTTCTTCGTGATCAAATTGGACGCAAATCGGTTTTCTTGCGATCTTATGCTCTCTATctg GCGGGAGAGAAGCGAAAAGAGGAAGAGATGATTGAACTTGATGGACCTCTGGGTAAGAGTGATGCTATGAATCAGGAATTGGTTTCTATAGAGAGGGAGTTGTCTACACTTCGCAAGAACGGCACAGTTGATCCCTTTTGTTTGTACTTATATGGTCTTGTCCTGAAACAGAAAGGCAATGAAAACTTGGCACGTACAGTTCTCGTGGAATCTGTAAATAGCTACCCTTGGAACTGGAATGCCTGGACTGAACTGCAATCCCTATGCACTACTGTTGATATCTTGAATAGTCTTAATCTCAGTAGTCATTGGATGAAGGACTTTTTTCTTGCCAGTACCTACCAAGAATTAAGGATGTATAGCGAGTCTCTGACAAAATATGAATACTTACTCGGAACTTTTGGTTTTAGTAATTACATCCAAGCTCAAATTGCTAAAGCCCAGTACAGTTTGAGAGAATTCGACCAAGTTGAAGCTATATTTGAAGAACTGTTGAGGACTGATCCTTACAGAGTGGAAGACATGGATATGTACTCCAATGTGCTATATGCTAAGGAATGCTTTTCGGCTTTGAGTTACCTTGCACATAGAGTATTCATGACTGATAAATACAGACCTGAATCTTGTTGTATTATTGGGAATTATTACAGTTTGAAGGGGCAACATGAAAAGTCAGTTGTATATTTCAGGAGAGCCCTTAAACTGAACAAAAATTATCTCTCTGCTTGGACACTTATGGGTCATGAGTTTGTAGAGATGAAAAACACTCCCGCTGCTGTGGATGCCTATCGTCGGGCCGTTGATATAGACCCGTGTGATTATCGTGCTTGGTATGGACTAGGACAAGCTTATGAGATGATGGGTATGCCTTTCTATGCACTTCATTACTTCAAAAAATCTGTTTTCTTACAGCCAAACGACTCTCGGTTGTGGATTGCTATGGCTCAATGCTATGAAACTGACCAGCTTCGCATGCTTGATGAGGCGATAAAGTGTTACAGAAGGGCTTCAAATTGTAATGACAGGGAAGCAATTGCTCTGCACCAACTAGCAAAGCTGCATTCAGAGCTCGGACGCCCTGAAGAGGCAGCATTTTACTACAGAAAGGATTTAGAGAGGATGGAGTCAGAGGAGAGGGATGGACCTAACATGGTTGAGGCCTTGCTCTATCTTGCCAAGTATTACAAATCTCAGAAAAGATTCGAAGAAGCAGAGGTTTATTGTACACGTCTTCTTGATTATACTGGCCCG GAGAGGGAGACAGCAAAAAATTTACTTAGAGGGATGCGATCAACACAATCTAGTTTGCCTCCAACAGATGTTGACCACTTTACTCCCTAA